One Streptomyces sp. L2 genomic window carries:
- a CDS encoding multifunctional oxoglutarate decarboxylase/oxoglutarate dehydrogenase thiamine pyrophosphate-binding subunit/dihydrolipoyllysine-residue succinyltransferase subunit: MSPQSPSNSSSPSLRPGGAPTTDDQAAGKNPAAAFGPNEWLVDEIYQQYLQDPNSVDRAWWDFFADYKPGAAAAGAAETPTAAPARPAAQAAPAAVPAPAPAQPAAAAPAAPAPAQAAPAKAPAKPAQPAQAPAQPKAKAAPAAPATAAPDGPEYVTLRGPSAAVAKNMNASLELPTATSVRAVPVKLLFDNRIVINNHLKRARGGKISFTHLIGFAMVQAIKAMPSMNWSFGEKDGKPTLVKPAHVNLGLAIDLVKPNGDRQLVVAAIKKAETLNFFEFWQAYEDIVRRARDGKLTMDDFTGVTVSLTNPGGLGTVHSVPRLMPGQSVIMGVGSMDYPAEFQGTSQDTLNKLGISKVMTLTSTYDHRVIQGAASGEFLRQVANLLLGENGFYDDIFEALRIPYEPVRWLRDIDASHDDDVTKAARVFELIHSYRVRGHVMADTDPLEYQQRKHPDLDITEHGLTLWDLEREFAVGGFSGKSMMKLRNILGVLRDSYCRTTGIEFMHIQDPKQRKWIQDRVERPHTKPEREEQLRILRRLNAAEAFETFLQTKYVGQKRFSLEGGESVIPLLDAVIDSAAESRLDEVVIGMAHRGRLNVLANIVGKSYAQIFREFEGNLDPKSMHGSGDVKYHLGAEGTFTGLDGEQIKVSLVANPSHLEAVDPVLEGVSRAKQDIINKGGTDFTVLPVAIHGDAAFAGQGVVAETLNMSQLRGYRTGGTVHIVINNQVGFTAAPESSRSSMYATDVARMIEAPIFHVNGDDPEAVVRVARLAFEFRQAFNKDVVIDLICYRRRGHNESDNPAFTQPLMYDLIDKKRSVRKLYTESLIGRGDITLEEAEQALQDYQGQLEKVFTEVREATSQPAAADIRAPQDGFPVTVPTAISSEVVKRIAESQVNIPDHITVHPRLQPQLQRRAAMVEDGTIDWGMGETLAIGSLLLEGTPVRLAGQDSQRGTFGQRHAVLIDRETGEEYTPLQYLSEDQARLNVYNSLLSEYAAMGFEYGYSLARPDALVMWEAQFGDFVNGAQTVVDEFISSAEQKWSQTSGVTLLLPHGYEGQGPDHSSARPERFLQLCAQNNMTVAMPTSPSNYFHLLRWQVHNPHHKPLVVFTPKSMLRLKAAASKAEEFTSGQFRPVIGDESVDAAAVRKVVFCAGKVYYDLEAERKKRGVTDTAIIRIERLYPLPGAELQAEIKKYPNAEKYLWVQEEPANQGAWPFIALNLIDHLDLAVGADVPHGERLRRISRPHGSSPAVGSAKRHQAEQEQLVHEVFDA, translated from the coding sequence GTGTCGCCACAGTCCCCCAGTAACTCGAGCTCCCCCAGCCTTCGGCCGGGCGGTGCCCCCACGACCGACGACCAAGCAGCCGGGAAGAACCCCGCTGCCGCGTTCGGTCCGAACGAGTGGCTCGTCGACGAGATCTATCAGCAGTACCTCCAGGACCCGAATTCGGTAGACCGCGCCTGGTGGGACTTCTTCGCCGACTACAAGCCCGGTGCTGCGGCCGCGGGGGCCGCAGAGACCCCGACGGCCGCCCCGGCCAGGCCCGCGGCCCAGGCCGCCCCGGCCGCCGTGCCCGCACCGGCCCCCGCGCAGCCCGCCGCGGCGGCTCCGGCCGCTCCGGCGCCCGCGCAGGCCGCCCCCGCGAAGGCCCCGGCCAAGCCGGCGCAGCCCGCACAGGCGCCCGCCCAGCCGAAGGCCAAGGCGGCGCCGGCCGCTCCCGCCACCGCGGCCCCCGACGGCCCGGAGTACGTGACGCTGCGCGGTCCGTCCGCGGCCGTGGCGAAGAACATGAACGCCTCGCTGGAGCTGCCGACGGCCACCTCGGTCCGCGCGGTCCCGGTGAAGCTGCTGTTCGACAACCGCATCGTCATCAACAACCACCTCAAGCGCGCCCGGGGCGGGAAGATCTCCTTCACGCACCTGATCGGCTTCGCGATGGTGCAGGCCATCAAGGCCATGCCGTCGATGAACTGGTCCTTCGGCGAGAAGGACGGCAAGCCGACCCTCGTCAAGCCGGCGCACGTCAACCTCGGCCTGGCCATCGACCTGGTGAAGCCCAACGGCGACCGCCAGCTCGTCGTAGCCGCCATCAAGAAGGCCGAGACGCTGAACTTCTTCGAGTTCTGGCAGGCCTACGAGGACATCGTCCGCCGCGCCCGTGACGGCAAGCTGACGATGGACGACTTCACCGGTGTCACGGTCTCCCTGACCAACCCCGGCGGCCTCGGCACCGTGCACTCCGTGCCGCGCCTGATGCCCGGCCAGTCGGTGATCATGGGCGTCGGCTCCATGGACTACCCGGCGGAGTTCCAGGGCACCTCCCAGGACACCCTGAACAAGCTCGGCATCTCCAAGGTCATGACGCTCACGTCGACCTACGACCACCGGGTCATCCAGGGCGCCGCCTCCGGCGAGTTCCTGCGCCAGGTCGCCAACCTGCTCCTCGGCGAGAACGGCTTCTACGACGACATCTTCGAGGCCCTGCGCATCCCCTACGAGCCGGTCCGCTGGCTCAGGGACATCGACGCCAGCCACGACGACGACGTCACCAAGGCCGCCCGGGTCTTCGAGCTGATCCACTCCTACCGGGTCCGCGGCCACGTCATGGCCGACACTGACCCGCTGGAGTACCAGCAGCGCAAGCACCCCGACCTGGACATCACCGAGCACGGCCTCACCCTGTGGGACCTGGAGCGCGAGTTCGCCGTCGGCGGCTTTTCCGGCAAGTCGATGATGAAGCTGCGCAACATCCTCGGCGTGCTGCGCGACTCGTACTGCCGCACCACCGGCATCGAGTTCATGCACATCCAGGACCCCAAGCAGCGCAAGTGGATCCAGGACCGCGTCGAGCGCCCGCACACCAAGCCGGAGCGCGAGGAGCAGCTGCGCATCCTGCGCCGGCTGAACGCGGCGGAGGCCTTCGAGACCTTCCTGCAGACCAAGTACGTCGGCCAGAAGCGCTTCTCGCTGGAGGGCGGCGAGTCCGTCATCCCGCTGCTCGACGCGGTGATCGACTCGGCCGCCGAGTCCCGCCTGGACGAGGTCGTCATCGGCATGGCCCACCGCGGCCGGCTGAACGTGCTCGCCAACATCGTCGGCAAGTCGTACGCGCAGATCTTCCGCGAGTTCGAGGGCAACCTCGACCCGAAGTCGATGCACGGCTCCGGCGACGTGAAGTACCACCTGGGCGCCGAGGGCACCTTCACGGGCCTGGACGGCGAGCAGATCAAGGTGTCGCTGGTCGCGAACCCCTCCCACCTGGAGGCCGTCGACCCGGTGCTGGAGGGTGTCTCCCGCGCCAAGCAGGACATCATCAACAAGGGCGGCACGGACTTCACCGTCCTGCCGGTGGCGATCCACGGCGACGCGGCCTTCGCGGGCCAGGGCGTGGTGGCCGAGACCCTGAACATGTCGCAGCTGCGCGGCTACCGCACCGGCGGCACGGTGCACATCGTCATCAACAACCAGGTCGGCTTCACCGCCGCCCCGGAGTCCTCGCGCTCCTCCATGTACGCCACGGACGTGGCCCGCATGATCGAGGCCCCGATCTTCCACGTGAACGGCGACGACCCCGAGGCCGTCGTCCGGGTCGCGCGGCTGGCGTTCGAGTTCCGCCAGGCGTTCAACAAGGACGTGGTGATCGACCTCATCTGCTACCGCCGCCGCGGTCACAACGAGTCGGACAACCCGGCGTTCACGCAGCCGCTGATGTACGACCTGATCGACAAGAAGCGCTCGGTGCGCAAGCTGTACACCGAGTCCCTGATCGGTCGCGGCGACATCACCCTGGAAGAGGCCGAGCAGGCCCTGCAGGACTACCAGGGGCAGCTGGAGAAGGTCTTCACCGAGGTCCGCGAGGCCACCTCGCAGCCGGCCGCCGCCGACATCCGCGCGCCGCAGGACGGCTTCCCGGTGACGGTGCCGACCGCGATCTCCTCGGAGGTCGTCAAGCGGATCGCCGAGTCCCAGGTCAACATCCCCGACCACATCACCGTGCACCCGCGCCTCCAGCCGCAGCTGCAGCGCCGCGCGGCCATGGTCGAGGACGGCACGATCGACTGGGGCATGGGCGAGACCCTCGCCATCGGCTCGCTCCTGCTGGAGGGCACCCCGGTCCGCCTGGCCGGCCAGGACTCCCAGCGCGGCACCTTCGGCCAGCGGCACGCGGTGCTCATCGACCGGGAGACCGGCGAGGAGTACACCCCGCTGCAGTACCTCTCCGAGGACCAGGCGCGGCTGAACGTCTACAACTCGCTGCTGTCCGAGTACGCGGCCATGGGCTTCGAGTACGGCTACTCGCTGGCCCGCCCGGACGCGCTGGTGATGTGGGAGGCGCAGTTCGGCGACTTCGTCAACGGCGCGCAGACGGTCGTGGACGAGTTCATCTCCTCGGCCGAGCAGAAGTGGAGCCAGACGTCCGGCGTCACGCTGCTGCTGCCGCACGGCTACGAGGGGCAGGGCCCGGACCACTCGTCCGCGCGTCCCGAGCGGTTCCTCCAGCTGTGCGCGCAGAACAACATGACCGTCGCGATGCCTACGTCGCCGTCGAACTACTTCCACCTCCTGCGGTGGCAGGTGCACAACCCGCACCACAAGCCGCTGGTCGTCTTCACCCCGAAGTCGATGCTGCGTCTGAAGGCGGCGGCGTCGAAGGCGGAGGAGTTCACGAGCGGGCAGTTCCGTCCGGTCATCGGCGACGAGTCGGTGGACGCGGCCGCGGTCCGCAAGGTCGTCTTCTGCGCGGGCAAGGTCTACTACGACCTCGAGGCCGAGCGGAAGAAGCGGGGCGTGACGGACACGGCGATCATCCGCATCGAGCGGCTGTACCCGCTGCCGGGTGCGGAGCTGCAGGCGGAGATCAAGAAGTACCCGAACGCCGAGAAATACCTGTGGGTGCAGGAGGAGCCGGCGAACCAGGGTGCGTGGCCGTTCATCGCGCTCAACCTGATCGACCACCTGGACCTGGCGGTCGGCGCGGACGTCCCGCACGGGGAGCGGCTGCGCCGCATCTCCCGCCCGCACGGCTCGTCCCCGGCGGTGGGCTCCGCGAAGCGGCACCAGGCTGAGCAGGAGCAGCTGGTCCACGAGGTCTTCGACGCGTAA
- the fxsT gene encoding FxSxx-COOH system tetratricopeptide repeat protein — translation MAEQRRSDTDGAAEHFLVVFPGYHRSWAAWIAYTLERHGHRTTQHRWDPPREVPLEDTLGDLLLSTGRVLLVLNDWFFELGPRPAGEWNDVLRGFVAAHADRFAAVNLTNRPLLPATAVLEPASLWALSEEAAEERLLIRLGLDRRRTPRALPTRARYPENRCEIWGEVPRRNPRFTGRDDLLTEIHESLADAERGASACTLLGMSGIGKTQLAAEYAHRFSTDYDLVWWVNSDDRNIQRDRLGELAVELDLPIGNEPGERIRAVRDVLRRGEPYGNWLVIFDGWDDCDGVNALLPQGAGHVLVTSRNRAWTEHTDVVEVPSFLRAESTAYLLRRAPHITATEADEVAAEFGDVPLPLVQAASWLGESGMEVPEYLRMVRERRLSTVDEPATGEGFPQSSMTSWSILLNRLRRSQPQAIDVLGLCTSFAPGRIPLGLIRAYPQTDLPEQLRWMATDLPAWTRALDTLVNYSVLTRETRGALGAEMGPHQESVHMHRLVHDIVSKLTSEESRVGHRRAVRTLLAEADPGNAADSRNWPRYAELLPHLEPSGALDSRQPRVRATVLNCLEYCMRSGEYSSGLELAQKIRDRWSRALDPLSRPMLDLTYHESYLMRSRGRFREAYELDRRLLERLRSGPRRDEIAELTTQGAVAGGLRYLGRYEEAYELQRQVLEGNDRLLGPDEAGTLSARHNLAVGLRLLGRYEEAYDLDLETLARRDNVLRARHINTLNSGNAVAHDLRLLGRYRDALARQEPLVRTHVQVLGPQHPQTLEARAQLTMCRRREGGHSQDLAPSMAGLLEQLARLRGREHYRTLAFVTNYGNYLREHGDLSQARDLIDEAEAGYRALLGPAHPVATGMLTNTALVMQAAGERAEALAMFESALAGLTSTLTGDHPWVLGCALNTASARNFNGRIPEAVELSRETLRRSRHVLGHEHPLTLSCQVALAADLRAAHEQEEAGKLEEDALLTLTRTLGAQHPHTISARQRTRPYWDFEAYLG, via the coding sequence ATGGCGGAACAGCGGCGATCGGACACTGACGGAGCGGCGGAGCACTTCCTGGTGGTCTTTCCGGGCTACCACCGCTCATGGGCGGCCTGGATCGCCTACACCCTGGAACGCCACGGGCACCGGACCACCCAGCACCGCTGGGACCCGCCGCGCGAGGTCCCGCTGGAGGACACCCTCGGCGACCTCCTGCTGTCCACCGGCCGGGTCCTGCTGGTCCTCAACGACTGGTTCTTCGAACTCGGCCCGCGCCCCGCCGGCGAGTGGAACGACGTGCTGCGCGGCTTCGTCGCCGCCCACGCCGACCGGTTCGCCGCCGTGAACCTCACCAACCGTCCGCTGCTGCCCGCCACCGCCGTCCTGGAACCGGCCAGCCTCTGGGCGCTGAGCGAGGAGGCCGCCGAGGAACGCCTGCTCATCCGGCTCGGCCTGGACCGCAGGCGCACCCCGCGCGCCCTGCCCACCCGCGCCCGCTACCCCGAGAACCGGTGCGAGATCTGGGGCGAGGTACCGCGCCGCAACCCCCGCTTCACCGGCCGCGACGACCTGCTCACCGAGATCCACGAGAGCCTCGCCGACGCCGAGCGCGGCGCCTCCGCCTGCACCCTGCTCGGCATGTCCGGCATCGGCAAGACCCAGCTCGCCGCCGAGTACGCCCACCGCTTCAGCACCGACTACGACCTGGTGTGGTGGGTCAACTCCGACGACCGCAACATCCAGCGCGACCGCCTCGGCGAACTCGCCGTCGAACTCGACCTGCCCATCGGCAACGAGCCCGGCGAACGCATCCGCGCCGTCCGGGACGTCCTGCGGCGCGGCGAGCCGTACGGCAACTGGCTCGTCATCTTCGACGGCTGGGACGACTGCGACGGCGTCAACGCGCTGCTCCCGCAGGGCGCGGGGCACGTCCTGGTCACCTCCCGCAACCGGGCCTGGACCGAGCACACCGACGTGGTGGAGGTGCCGTCGTTCCTGCGCGCCGAGTCCACCGCCTACCTGCTGCGCCGGGCCCCCCACATCACCGCCACCGAGGCCGACGAGGTCGCCGCCGAGTTCGGTGACGTACCCCTGCCGCTGGTGCAGGCCGCCTCCTGGCTCGGCGAGTCCGGCATGGAGGTGCCCGAGTACCTGCGGATGGTCCGCGAACGCCGGCTCTCCACCGTCGACGAGCCCGCCACCGGCGAGGGCTTCCCGCAGTCCTCCATGACCTCCTGGTCGATACTGCTCAACCGGCTCCGGCGCTCCCAGCCGCAGGCCATCGACGTCCTCGGCCTGTGCACCTCGTTCGCGCCCGGCCGCATCCCGCTCGGCCTGATCCGCGCCTACCCGCAGACCGACCTGCCCGAGCAGCTGCGCTGGATGGCCACCGACCTGCCCGCCTGGACCCGGGCCCTGGACACCCTGGTCAACTACTCGGTGCTCACCCGCGAGACGCGCGGCGCGCTCGGCGCCGAGATGGGCCCGCACCAGGAGTCCGTGCACATGCACCGGCTCGTCCACGACATCGTCTCCAAGCTGACCAGCGAGGAGAGCCGGGTCGGCCACCGACGCGCGGTGCGCACGCTGCTCGCCGAGGCCGACCCCGGCAACGCCGCCGACAGCCGGAACTGGCCCCGGTACGCCGAACTCCTGCCCCACCTGGAGCCCTCCGGCGCACTGGACAGCCGCCAGCCCCGGGTCCGGGCGACCGTCCTGAACTGCCTGGAGTACTGCATGCGCAGCGGCGAGTACTCCAGCGGGCTCGAACTCGCCCAGAAGATCCGCGACCGCTGGTCCCGGGCCCTGGACCCGCTGTCCCGGCCCATGCTCGACCTCACCTACCACGAGAGCTACCTCATGCGCTCCCGCGGCCGGTTCCGCGAGGCGTACGAACTCGACCGGCGGCTGCTGGAGCGGCTGCGGTCCGGCCCGCGGCGCGACGAGATCGCCGAGCTGACCACGCAGGGCGCGGTGGCCGGCGGACTGCGCTACCTCGGCCGCTACGAGGAGGCGTACGAACTCCAGCGGCAGGTCCTGGAGGGCAACGACAGGCTCCTCGGGCCCGACGAGGCCGGCACGCTCAGCGCCCGCCACAACCTCGCCGTCGGACTGCGGCTCCTCGGCCGCTACGAGGAGGCGTACGACCTCGACCTGGAGACCCTGGCCCGGCGCGACAACGTGCTGCGCGCCCGGCACATCAACACCCTCAACTCCGGCAACGCCGTCGCGCACGACCTGCGGCTCCTCGGCCGCTACCGGGACGCGCTGGCCCGCCAGGAACCGCTCGTGCGCACCCACGTCCAGGTGCTCGGACCGCAGCACCCGCAGACGCTGGAGGCGCGGGCCCAGCTGACCATGTGCCGGCGCCGCGAGGGCGGGCACAGCCAGGACCTGGCACCCTCCATGGCCGGGCTGCTCGAACAGCTGGCCCGGCTGCGGGGGCGCGAGCACTACCGCACGCTCGCGTTCGTCACCAACTACGGCAACTACCTGCGGGAGCACGGTGATCTGAGCCAGGCCCGGGACCTCATCGACGAGGCCGAGGCCGGGTACCGCGCGCTGCTCGGGCCCGCCCATCCGGTGGCCACGGGCATGCTGACCAACACCGCGCTCGTCATGCAGGCCGCGGGTGAACGCGCCGAGGCGCTGGCGATGTTCGAGTCCGCGCTGGCCGGGCTCACCTCGACGCTCACCGGTGACCATCCCTGGGTCCTCGGCTGCGCGCTGAACACGGCGTCCGCGCGGAACTTCAACGGGCGGATCCCCGAGGCGGTGGAACTGAGCCGGGAGACCCTCCGGCGGAGCCGGCACGTGCTGGGGCACGAGCATCCCCTGACCTTGTCCTGCCAGGTGGCCCTCGCGGCGGACCTCCGGGCTGCGCACGAGCAGGAGGAGGCGGGCAAGCTGGAGGAGGACGCGCTCCTCACCCTCACCCGAACCCTGGGCGCCCAGCACCCCCACACCATCTCCGCCCGCCAGCGAACCCGCCCCTACTGGGACTTCGAGGCCTACCTGGGCTGA
- a CDS encoding HEXXH motif-containing putative peptide modification protein has protein sequence MTLATDTSVLIRELARTRPTPGGTEALRAALHARRLLLLKAVLVRVDGCVASLAPAVRRRFDDDWALLERAERTDPAAVRDLLDYPMTGAWLTETLAAPEGPALAARLAHLSGLAAAAAVRAGCPVDRELDVPSGRFVLPGLGVLSCPSRRVRVRGVAGAARVEDADGLAGVRFTCPGPGAGVGWQGLHTLPGSAVVLEDLDPYRVPDRGIGPDALPAAERPDSDPVGWAERWRAAQALLAATDPGRAAETGAVLRAVVPLAPSGRTAGPPMSATLRAAPGALLSQLPREPDDLAVTLVHETQHTKLASLHELVPLHRAGGARYRVGWRTDPRPVPGVLQGVYAHLALADLWSRARAGAGLGRGRRPRSEREFDTHWDQVGKALSILRGSDELTPSGREFVQEMERHHASLGVAARTLG, from the coding sequence ATGACCCTGGCGACCGACACCTCCGTACTCATCAGGGAACTCGCGAGGACCCGCCCCACGCCGGGCGGCACCGAGGCACTGCGTGCCGCACTCCACGCGCGTCGCCTGCTGCTCCTGAAGGCGGTCCTGGTCCGCGTCGATGGCTGCGTCGCCTCGCTCGCCCCGGCCGTCCGCCGCCGCTTCGACGACGACTGGGCGCTGCTGGAGCGGGCCGAGCGCACCGATCCGGCGGCCGTCCGCGACCTGCTCGACTACCCGATGACCGGCGCCTGGCTCACCGAGACGCTGGCCGCGCCGGAAGGCCCGGCCCTGGCCGCGCGGCTGGCGCATCTGAGCGGGCTCGCCGCTGCCGCCGCCGTACGCGCCGGCTGCCCCGTCGACCGCGAACTCGACGTGCCCTCCGGCCGGTTCGTGCTGCCCGGTCTCGGCGTGCTGAGCTGTCCGTCGCGACGGGTCCGGGTCCGCGGCGTCGCCGGGGCGGCGCGGGTCGAGGACGCGGACGGCCTCGCCGGGGTCCGGTTCACCTGCCCCGGACCGGGCGCGGGCGTCGGCTGGCAGGGGCTGCACACGCTGCCCGGCAGCGCCGTCGTACTCGAAGACCTGGACCCCTACCGCGTGCCGGACCGTGGCATCGGGCCCGACGCGCTGCCCGCCGCCGAGCGTCCCGACTCCGACCCGGTGGGGTGGGCCGAGCGGTGGCGGGCCGCGCAGGCGCTGCTCGCGGCCACCGACCCCGGCCGCGCGGCGGAGACCGGGGCCGTCCTGCGGGCCGTGGTGCCCCTCGCGCCCTCGGGGCGCACCGCCGGTCCGCCCATGAGCGCCACCCTCCGGGCCGCCCCCGGCGCACTGCTGAGCCAGTTGCCCCGCGAGCCCGACGACCTGGCCGTGACCCTGGTGCACGAGACCCAGCACACGAAACTGGCCTCCCTGCACGAACTGGTGCCGCTGCACCGGGCGGGCGGCGCCCGGTACCGGGTGGGCTGGCGCACCGACCCGCGCCCGGTGCCCGGCGTGCTCCAGGGCGTGTACGCGCACCTCGCACTCGCCGACCTGTGGAGCAGGGCCCGCGCGGGGGCCGGTCTGGGCCGGGGCCGGCGCCCTCGGTCCGAGCGTGAGTTCGACACGCACTGGGATCAGGTCGGCAAAGCCTTGTCCATCCTCCGCGGATCCGATGAACTTACCCCCTCCGGAAGGGAGTTCGTCCAGGAGATGGAACGGCATCACGCGAGTCTCGGCGTGGCTGCCCGAACCCTCGGGTGA